A single Cryptococcus deuterogattii R265 chromosome 2, complete sequence DNA region contains:
- a CDS encoding N,N-dimethylglycine oxidase: MAYVPLPSRPNQRVVIVGAGIVGSCIAAILSERLGPNIVLVDRDIRELPGSTGHAPGFVGQYNEIPILTELAKRSVKYYLNIDGGFEQVGGLEVGEGLEKRFEGAQKEGLGAKMLNKEEILQMAGAFVRDDIPDGSAGVLFPSDGTANAITITYNQQHKAASNGATLLNADVKSITEARNGNGRILQTSRGRIDCHTVILCTGIWASQLYSGFTETVVSVAHPYSYSLPNNHQSKTPFIRWPSEHVYARDHGRMDGLGSYAHTAVHVRSDQIGEAAYGQWEPSFDDVLKKAYSLLPEETSERFKGGQKFNGLFSVTPDGLPLVGKIEDGLWCAVAIWVTHAAGCAGLLADMFLGTADEKDVELRKALDPKRFEGEGLESKALAKYNDIYNMAT, translated from the coding sequence ATGGCCTACgtccccctcccctccaGGCCTAATCAGCGAGTAGTCATCGTCGGCGCAGGCATCGTTGGCAGTTGCATTGCTGCTATCCTTTCTGAGCGTTTGGGTCCCAACATCGTGCTGGTTGACCGCGACATTCGAGAGCTTCCAGGCTCTACAGGCCACGCTCCTGGCTTCGTCGGACAGTACAATGAAATTCCCATCCTCACGGAACTTGCCAAGCGATCAGTCAAGTACTACTTGAACATTGATGGAGGCTTCGAGCAAGTTGGGGGGTTAGAAGTAGGCGAAGgtttggaaaagaggtttgAGGGAGCGCAAAAAGAAGGATTGGGAGCCAAGATGCTcaacaaggaagagatcCTGCAGATGGCTGGGGCATTCGTGCGGGACGACATCCCAGACGGTTCTGCCGGTGTCCTGTTCCCCTCTGACGGCACAGCAAATGCAATCACCATCACATACAATCAACAGCACAAGGCAGCATCCAATGGCGCTACTTTGCTCAATGCCGATGTAAAGTCTATTACTGAAGCAAGGAATGGCAACGGTCGTATCCTTCAAACCTCTCGAGGCCGAATCGATTGCCATACCGTCATACTCTGCACCGGCATTTGGGCTTCTCAACTTTACTCCGGCTTCACTGAGACGGTAGTCTCTGTTGCTCATCCATATTCAtattctcttcccaacaaTCACCAGTCTAAAACGCCTTTCATTCGCTGGCCCTCAGAGCATGTATACGCCAGAGACCATGGCaggatggatggattggGGTCTTACGCCCACACTGCTGTCCATGTACGCAGCGACCAAATCGGGGAAGCTGCCTATGGTCAATGGGAGCCTTCATTTGATGATGTTCTCAAGAAAGCctactctcttctcccagaAGAAACTTCAGAAAGATTTAAGGGAGGTCAAAAGTTTAACGGTCTCTTCTCTGTCACACCCGACGGACTGCCGTTGGTAGgaaagattgaagatggttTGTGGTGTGCTGTGGCGATTTGGGTGACCCACGCGGCCGGATGTGCTGGTCTTTTGGCGGATATGTTCCTGGGAACTGCagacgagaaggatgtcGAACTGCGAAAGGCTTTGGATCCCAAGAGATTTGAGGGGGAGGGACTGGAAAGCAAAGCGTTGGCAAAGTACAATGATATATACAATATGGCCACTTAA